One region of Sphingomonas kaistensis genomic DNA includes:
- the greA gene encoding transcription elongation factor GreA: MMASEKVPMLAEGYRSLEEEAKRLKAERPLIVDAIEEARAHGDLSENAEYHAAKERQGQIEAQLADIEDRLARALVIDPTTLSGDKVVFGATVNLVDEDDKPVRYQLVGQQEANAKVGRISYNSPLGRALIGRQVGDEVEVTTPSGDRYYEIAGIEFV; the protein is encoded by the coding sequence CTGATGGCGAGTGAAAAGGTGCCGATGCTGGCCGAGGGCTATCGGAGCCTCGAAGAGGAAGCCAAGCGGCTCAAGGCCGAGCGTCCGCTGATCGTCGACGCGATCGAGGAAGCGCGCGCGCACGGCGACCTTTCCGAGAACGCCGAATATCATGCCGCCAAGGAGCGGCAGGGCCAGATCGAAGCCCAGCTCGCCGACATCGAGGACCGGCTGGCCCGCGCCCTGGTGATCGATCCGACGACGCTGAGCGGCGACAAGGTGGTGTTCGGGGCGACAGTCAACCTCGTCGACGAGGACGACAAGCCGGTCCGCTACCAGCTGGTCGGCCAGCAGGAAGCCAACGCCAAGGTCGGCCGGATCAGCTACAACAGTCCGCTTGGCCGGGCCCTGATCGGGCGCCAGGTCGGCGACGAGGTGGAAGTCACCACGCCGAGCGGCGATCGTTATTACGAGATCGCGGGGATCGAGTTCGTTTGA
- a CDS encoding septum formation initiator family protein — MSQAQSLIRRAMWPAVSLLIIGTFAGHAVAGPNGLLAWGGYHRDLAAKQQQLAKLEGERQALKHRSALLDPRKADPDMADELVRKDLGLVRPDEVIVTLED; from the coding sequence GTGAGCCAGGCGCAAAGCCTGATCCGCAGGGCGATGTGGCCCGCGGTGTCGCTGCTCATCATCGGCACTTTTGCCGGCCATGCGGTGGCAGGACCGAATGGGCTGCTGGCTTGGGGCGGCTATCACCGTGACCTCGCCGCCAAGCAGCAGCAACTGGCCAAGCTGGAGGGCGAGCGCCAGGCGCTCAAGCATCGCTCGGCGCTGCTCGACCCGCGCAAGGCCGATCCCGACATGGCCGATGAGCTGGTCCGCAAGGACCTTGGCCTCGTTCGCCCGGACGAAGTGATCGTCACGCTCGAGGATTGA
- a CDS encoding rhomboid family intramembrane serine protease, with product MAGITRTATFWIAVLTALVSIFTGLGTLGVHAPLTLGFVPARVTGLGFPFTSVPVFLTPLTATLVHGGALHLGFNLLMLVWCGLAVERVLGRGALIFLYVVGAYVAMAAQWASDPNGVGPVIGASGAISGLIGAYALSFGRPRLVSKNIKLNRWIHIAWLAAAWSVLQVIVGWSAGQQGMLLATPAHIGGFLAGLLLQRPLLLWRYRRA from the coding sequence GTGGCTGGAATCACCCGCACTGCGACCTTCTGGATCGCGGTGCTGACCGCACTGGTCAGCATCTTCACGGGTCTTGGCACGCTTGGCGTCCATGCGCCGCTGACCCTGGGCTTCGTTCCGGCGCGGGTTACCGGGCTTGGTTTCCCGTTCACGTCGGTGCCGGTGTTCCTGACCCCGCTTACCGCGACCCTGGTCCACGGCGGTGCGCTTCACCTGGGCTTCAACCTGCTGATGCTGGTGTGGTGCGGCCTTGCGGTCGAACGCGTGCTCGGCCGGGGCGCACTGATCTTCCTGTACGTCGTGGGTGCCTACGTGGCGATGGCCGCACAATGGGCGTCGGACCCGAACGGGGTGGGCCCGGTGATCGGCGCCAGCGGGGCGATCAGCGGCCTGATCGGCGCCTATGCGCTGAGCTTCGGGCGGCCACGGTTGGTCAGCAAGAACATCAAGCTCAATCGCTGGATCCACATCGCGTGGCTGGCGGCGGCGTGGAGCGTGCTGCAGGTGATCGTGGGCTGGTCGGCCGGGCAACAGGGCATGTTGCTTGCGACCCCCGCACATATCGGCGGTTTCCTCGCCGGCCTGCTGCTGCAGCGGCCCTTGCTGTTGTGGCGGTATCGCCGAGCCTGA
- the carB gene encoding carbamoyl-phosphate synthase large subunit: MPRRTDISSILIIGAGPIVIGQAAEFDYSGSQAVKALKAEGYRVIVVNSNPATIMTDPELCDATYIEPITPEVVARIIEAEKPDALLPTMGGQTALNTALALYKDGTLDRLGVELIGANAEAIEKAEDRQKFRDAMDRIGLESPKSAVIHTVEEAMAVLDTIGLPVVIRPSFTLGGTGGGIAYNRDEYLHFVRTGLEASPTTEVLIDESLVGWKEYEMEVVRDRADNAIIICSIENVDPMGVHTGDSITVAPALTLTDKEYQRMRSASIAVLREIGVETGGSNVQFAVDPKTGRMIVIEMNPRVSRSSALASKATGFPIAKVAAKLAVGYTLDEIANDITGGATPASFEPTIDYVVTKIPRFTFEKFAGSPAELSTAMKSVGEVMAIGRSFGESLQKALRGLEIGLCGLDRVRHLEHAAEDEIEAALAVATPDRLLVAAEALRHGISVERINQIAGFDPWFLERLAEIVRAEGQVRAYGLPNEAAEMRRLKAMGFSDSRLAQLSLRSTGMSRSMGELQARGGGIVHEAMRAMTGGVTEAEVRSHRLKLGVRPVYKRIDSCAAEFDASTPYLYSTYEAPLFGDAEDEAEISERRKVVILGGGPNRIGQGIEFDYCCCHAAFALRDAGFETIMINCNPETVSTDPDTSDRLYFEPLSHEDVLEILTREAEKGELAGVIVQLGGQTPLKLAASLQKAGIPILGTSPDSIDLAEDRERFSALVNRLRLKQPENGIARSREEALKVAERIGYPVLLRPSYVLGGRAMEIVDGPAQLEHYIATAVQVSGESPVLVDRYLRDATEVDVDAICDGTDVVVAGVLEHIEEAGVHSGDSACSIPPHSLSREIIARIEEQTRALALALQVKGLMNVQYAVKDGELYLIEVNPRASRTVPFTAKAIGIPIAKIAARVMAGELLKDLPVIDRAIGHVAVKESVFPFARFPGTDPVLGPEMKSTGEVMGIADDFEMAFAKSQIGAGTVMPAGGTLFVSVKDSDKEGIVPAVEAMLELGFEVIATGGTHDHLAARGLPVTRVNKVAQGRPHIVDRIVDDGVQIVFNTTEGWQSLKDSQSIRATALNRKVPYVTTVAAAQAMARAIRASKGRSLEVRSLQTYYSARVS; this comes from the coding sequence TTGCCACGCCGCACCGACATCTCCTCCATCCTCATCATCGGCGCCGGCCCGATCGTCATCGGGCAGGCGGCGGAGTTCGATTATTCGGGGAGCCAGGCGGTCAAGGCGCTGAAGGCCGAGGGCTACCGCGTCATCGTGGTCAATTCGAACCCGGCGACGATCATGACCGATCCCGAACTGTGTGACGCGACGTACATCGAGCCGATCACGCCAGAGGTGGTGGCCAGGATCATCGAGGCGGAGAAGCCCGACGCGCTGTTGCCGACGATGGGCGGGCAGACCGCGCTGAATACCGCGCTGGCGCTCTACAAGGACGGGACGCTGGACCGGCTGGGCGTCGAGCTGATCGGCGCCAATGCCGAGGCGATCGAGAAGGCCGAGGACCGGCAGAAATTCCGCGATGCGATGGACCGGATCGGGCTCGAATCGCCCAAGAGCGCGGTGATCCATACGGTCGAGGAAGCGATGGCGGTGCTCGACACCATCGGGCTGCCGGTGGTGATCCGGCCGAGCTTCACGCTTGGCGGGACCGGGGGCGGGATTGCCTATAATCGAGACGAATATCTCCATTTCGTCCGCACCGGGCTGGAGGCTTCGCCGACCACCGAAGTGCTGATCGACGAGAGCCTCGTCGGGTGGAAGGAATATGAGATGGAGGTGGTCCGCGACCGCGCGGACAATGCCATCATCATCTGCTCGATCGAGAATGTCGATCCGATGGGAGTGCATACCGGCGACTCGATCACGGTTGCCCCGGCCCTGACGCTGACCGACAAGGAATATCAGCGGATGCGCTCGGCGAGCATCGCCGTGCTGCGCGAAATCGGCGTCGAAACAGGCGGTTCCAACGTCCAGTTCGCAGTCGATCCGAAGACCGGGCGGATGATCGTCATCGAGATGAACCCGCGCGTGTCGCGCTCGTCTGCGCTGGCATCCAAGGCGACCGGCTTCCCGATCGCCAAGGTCGCGGCCAAGCTGGCGGTGGGCTACACGCTGGACGAGATCGCCAACGACATCACCGGCGGCGCGACCCCTGCGAGCTTCGAGCCGACGATCGACTATGTCGTGACCAAAATCCCGCGCTTCACCTTCGAGAAGTTCGCGGGTTCGCCGGCCGAGCTGTCAACGGCGATGAAGTCGGTCGGCGAGGTCATGGCGATCGGGCGCTCGTTCGGCGAATCGCTGCAGAAAGCGCTGCGCGGGCTCGAGATCGGGCTGTGCGGGCTCGACCGGGTGCGGCATCTCGAACATGCGGCCGAGGACGAGATCGAGGCCGCGCTGGCGGTGGCGACCCCCGACCGGCTGCTGGTCGCGGCCGAGGCGCTTCGCCACGGGATCAGCGTCGAGCGGATCAACCAGATCGCCGGCTTCGATCCCTGGTTCCTGGAGCGGCTGGCGGAGATCGTCCGGGCCGAAGGCCAGGTGCGCGCCTACGGCCTGCCCAACGAGGCGGCGGAAATGCGGCGGCTGAAGGCGATGGGCTTCAGCGATTCGCGGTTGGCGCAGCTGAGCCTTCGCTCCACCGGCATGAGCCGCAGCATGGGCGAACTTCAGGCGCGCGGCGGCGGGATCGTGCACGAGGCGATGCGGGCGATGACCGGCGGGGTGACCGAGGCGGAGGTGCGCAGCCACCGGCTGAAGCTGGGCGTGCGGCCTGTCTACAAGCGGATCGATAGCTGCGCGGCCGAGTTCGACGCCTCCACGCCCTATCTTTATTCGACCTACGAGGCCCCGCTGTTCGGCGACGCCGAGGACGAGGCCGAGATCAGCGAGCGCCGCAAGGTGGTGATCCTGGGCGGCGGGCCGAACCGGATCGGGCAGGGGATCGAGTTCGATTATTGCTGCTGCCATGCCGCCTTCGCGCTGCGCGATGCCGGCTTTGAGACGATCATGATCAACTGCAATCCGGAGACGGTGTCGACCGATCCGGATACCTCGGACCGGCTCTACTTCGAGCCGCTGAGCCACGAGGACGTGCTGGAGATCCTGACCCGCGAGGCCGAGAAGGGCGAGCTGGCAGGGGTGATCGTGCAGCTGGGCGGTCAGACCCCGCTGAAGCTTGCCGCAAGCCTGCAGAAGGCGGGGATCCCGATCCTTGGGACCAGTCCTGACTCGATCGACCTCGCCGAGGATCGCGAGCGTTTCTCGGCGCTGGTCAACCGTTTGCGCCTGAAGCAACCGGAAAACGGCATCGCCCGCAGCCGCGAGGAAGCGCTGAAGGTCGCCGAGCGGATCGGCTATCCGGTACTGCTGCGGCCGAGCTACGTGCTGGGCGGGCGGGCGATGGAGATCGTCGACGGGCCGGCGCAGCTGGAGCATTATATCGCCACCGCGGTGCAGGTGTCGGGCGAAAGCCCGGTGCTGGTCGACCGCTACCTGCGCGATGCGACCGAGGTCGATGTCGACGCGATCTGTGATGGGACCGACGTGGTGGTGGCCGGCGTGCTCGAGCATATCGAGGAGGCGGGGGTCCATTCGGGCGACAGCGCCTGCTCGATCCCGCCGCACAGCCTGTCCCGGGAAATCATCGCCCGGATCGAGGAGCAGACCAGGGCGCTCGCGCTGGCGCTTCAGGTCAAGGGGCTGATGAACGTCCAATATGCGGTCAAGGACGGCGAGCTTTACCTGATCGAGGTCAACCCGCGCGCCAGCCGGACGGTGCCGTTCACCGCCAAGGCGATCGGTATTCCCATCGCCAAGATTGCTGCGCGAGTGATGGCGGGCGAGCTGCTCAAGGACCTGCCGGTGATCGACCGGGCGATCGGGCACGTCGCGGTGAAGGAAAGCGTGTTCCCGTTTGCGCGCTTCCCCGGCACCGATCCCGTGCTCGGACCAGAAATGAAGAGCACCGGCGAAGTCATGGGGATTGCCGACGATTTCGAGATGGCATTCGCCAAGAGCCAGATCGGCGCCGGGACGGTGATGCCGGCCGGCGGAACCTTGTTCGTGTCGGTCAAGGACAGCGACAAGGAGGGGATCGTCCCGGCGGTCGAGGCGATGCTGGAGCTTGGCTTCGAGGTGATCGCGACTGGCGGCACGCACGACCACCTGGCTGCGCGCGGGCTTCCGGTGACCCGGGTCAACAAGGTGGCGCAGGGCCGGCCGCATATCGTCGACCGGATCGTCGACGACGGGGTGCAGATCGTGTTCAACACCACCGAGGGCTGGCAGAGCCTGAAGGACAGCCAGTCGATCCGCGCCACGGCGCTCAACCGCAAGGTGCCCTACGTGACCACGGTCGCGGCGGCGCAGGCGATGGCGCGGGCGATCCGGGCTTCCAAGGGGCGGTCGCTTGAAGTCCGCTCCTTGCAGACCTATTATTCCGCCCGCGTATCCTAA
- the eno gene encoding phosphopyruvate hydratase — protein MTAILDIHARSILDSRGNPTVEVDVTLEDGSMGRAAVPSGASTGAHEAVELRDGDKSRWGGKGVTKAVDAVNGAIADELVGYEAEDQAEIDAALIALDGSENKSRLGANAILGVSLATAKAAADARGLPLYRYVGGVAADTLPVPMMNILNGGAHADNPIDFQEFMVMPVGAPTFAEALRCGAEIFHALKGKLHAAGLSTAVGDEGGFAPNIASARAALDFIGEAINTAGYTLGDDVLLALDCAATEYFKGGKYAMDGEGLSLSPEENARFLADLVRDYPIASIEDGMGEDDMAGWKALTELLGDKCQLVGDDLFVTNSARLADGIRDGIANSILVKVNQIGTLSETIAAVRLAQTSGYTAVMSHRSGETEDSTIADLAVALSCGQIKTGSLARSDRTAKYNQLLRIEEELGDVARYPGRAALKAYRR, from the coding sequence ATGACCGCCATCCTCGACATCCATGCCCGCTCCATCCTCGACAGCCGGGGCAATCCGACGGTGGAGGTGGACGTCACGCTGGAGGACGGCAGCATGGGCCGGGCCGCGGTGCCGTCGGGCGCGTCGACCGGGGCGCACGAAGCGGTCGAGCTGCGCGACGGCGACAAGAGTCGGTGGGGCGGCAAGGGCGTCACCAAGGCGGTCGATGCCGTCAACGGCGCGATCGCCGACGAACTGGTCGGCTACGAAGCCGAGGACCAGGCCGAGATCGACGCCGCGCTGATCGCGCTCGACGGAAGCGAGAACAAGAGCCGGCTCGGCGCCAATGCGATCCTCGGGGTCAGCCTCGCCACCGCCAAGGCCGCGGCGGATGCGCGCGGGTTGCCGCTGTATCGCTACGTCGGCGGGGTCGCGGCGGACACGCTGCCGGTGCCGATGATGAACATCCTGAACGGCGGCGCCCATGCCGACAACCCGATCGACTTCCAGGAATTCATGGTGATGCCGGTCGGCGCACCGACCTTTGCCGAGGCGCTGCGCTGCGGAGCCGAGATCTTCCATGCGCTGAAGGGCAAGCTGCATGCGGCGGGCCTGTCGACCGCGGTCGGCGACGAGGGCGGGTTCGCGCCCAACATCGCGAGCGCCCGGGCAGCGCTCGACTTCATCGGTGAGGCGATCAACACGGCCGGCTATACGCTCGGCGACGACGTGCTGCTGGCGCTCGACTGCGCCGCGACCGAATATTTCAAGGGCGGCAAATATGCGATGGACGGGGAGGGGCTGTCCCTCTCGCCGGAAGAGAATGCCCGTTTCCTCGCCGACTTGGTCCGCGACTATCCGATCGCCTCGATCGAGGACGGAATGGGCGAGGACGACATGGCGGGGTGGAAGGCGCTGACCGAGCTGCTCGGCGACAAGTGCCAGCTGGTCGGCGACGACCTGTTCGTGACCAACTCGGCTCGCCTTGCCGACGGGATCCGCGACGGGATCGCCAATTCGATCCTGGTCAAGGTCAACCAGATCGGGACGCTGAGCGAAACCATTGCCGCGGTGCGGCTGGCGCAGACCAGTGGCTATACCGCGGTGATGAGCCATCGGTCGGGCGAGACGGAGGATTCGACCATCGCCGATCTCGCGGTCGCGTTGTCGTGCGGGCAGATCAAGACCGGCAGCCTGGCGCGCAGCGACCGTACCGCCAAGTACAACCAGCTGCTCCGGATCGAGGAAGAATTGGGCGATGTCGCGCGCTATCCGGGCCGCGCCGCGCTCAAGGCCTATCGTCGCTGA
- a CDS encoding DUF4170 domain-containing protein, with translation MSKLHLVFGGRVTDPQGTDFSDLPNIHIVGLFDNYADAEEAWRANAQRTVDDAEMKYVVVHLHRLLEPDA, from the coding sequence ATGAGCAAGCTCCACCTCGTCTTCGGCGGCCGCGTGACGGACCCGCAGGGCACCGACTTCAGCGACCTTCCCAACATTCACATCGTCGGGCTGTTCGACAATTATGCCGACGCCGAGGAAGCCTGGCGCGCCAATGCCCAGCGCACGGTCGACGATGCCGAGATGAAATACGTGGTGGTGCACCTGCACCGACTGCTGGAACCGGACGCCTGA
- a CDS encoding phage holin family protein: MKPATAKATEPAPPGDPMLKRTETTQGGADGIGDLVHRLVEDAKSYGRAELGYFKALGTEKANALKVPIVLGLLAILFAHAAFLVLIATIFVGLASLMSDTLAGLLTLVICVAAAGGLGYLAYAKATKGLEDAA, from the coding sequence ATGAAGCCCGCGACCGCCAAGGCGACCGAGCCGGCACCACCCGGTGATCCGATGCTGAAGCGGACCGAGACAACGCAGGGCGGCGCGGACGGGATCGGCGATCTCGTCCACCGCCTGGTCGAGGACGCCAAGTCCTACGGCCGTGCCGAGCTCGGCTACTTCAAGGCACTCGGCACGGAAAAGGCCAACGCACTCAAGGTCCCGATCGTCCTTGGACTGCTTGCGATCCTGTTCGCCCATGCCGCCTTCCTGGTCCTGATCGCCACCATCTTCGTCGGCCTCGCCTCGCTGATGAGCGATACACTGGCCGGATTGCTGACGCTGGTGATCTGCGTGGCGGCGGCGGGGGGCCTCGGATACCTCGCTTACGCCAAGGCGACCAAGGGACTGGAGGACGCGGCATGA
- the def gene encoding peptide deformylase codes for MSILPIVCIPDPILREISTPVETFDAELKTLIADMFETMYAAPGIGLAAVQVGVPKRLLVIDLQEEEDAEGKPVKDPRVFINPEILEESDSFVPYKEGCLSIPDQYAEVMRPDRIKAKWQDADGEGHEGEIDGLLAVCLQHEIDHLNGVLFIDHISRLKREMLLKKLAKGRKDGSITL; via the coding sequence ATGTCCATTCTTCCCATTGTCTGCATTCCCGATCCAATCCTGCGCGAGATCTCGACTCCGGTCGAAACCTTCGACGCCGAACTGAAGACCCTCATCGCCGATATGTTCGAGACGATGTACGCCGCGCCCGGGATTGGGCTGGCCGCGGTGCAGGTCGGCGTGCCCAAGCGGCTGCTGGTGATCGACCTGCAGGAAGAGGAGGATGCCGAGGGCAAGCCGGTCAAGGACCCGCGAGTCTTCATCAATCCCGAGATCCTGGAGGAAAGCGACAGCTTCGTGCCCTACAAGGAGGGTTGCCTGTCGATCCCCGATCAATATGCCGAAGTGATGCGGCCCGACCGAATCAAGGCCAAGTGGCAGGATGCCGATGGCGAAGGCCACGAGGGCGAGATCGACGGACTGCTGGCGGTGTGCCTGCAGCACGAGATCGATCACCTCAACGGCGTGCTGTTCATCGACCACATCAGCCGGCTGAAGCGCGAGATGCTGCTCAAGAAGCTCGCCAAGGGCCGCAAGGACGGGTCGATCACCCTTTAG
- the pdhA gene encoding pyruvate dehydrogenase (acetyl-transferring) E1 component subunit alpha yields MSPLLANRERPPQPQRYQASKEELLDFYKQMLLIRRFEERAGQLYGLGFIGGFCHLYIGQEAVAVGLQSAMTVGKDSVITGYRDHGHMLAYGIDPKVIMAELTGRAAGISKGKGGSMHMFSVEHGFYGGHGIVGAQVSLGTGLALKHKYSEDGGVNLAYFGDGAANQGQVYESFNMAKLWDLPVIYAIENNHYAMGTSVERSASEPDFYKRGESFQIPGIQVDGMDVLAVRGAAQVALEWTRSGKGPIILELKTYRYRGHSMSDPAKYRTREEVQSYRENQDPIQRAEKELVGMGVLEDELKAIDKEIKNIVVEAAKFAEEAPEPEAGELHTDVLVERY; encoded by the coding sequence GTGTCGCCGCTGCTCGCCAATCGCGAGCGCCCGCCGCAGCCTCAGCGCTATCAGGCGAGCAAGGAAGAACTGCTCGACTTCTACAAGCAGATGCTGCTGATCCGCCGCTTCGAGGAACGCGCCGGGCAGCTCTACGGCCTCGGCTTCATCGGCGGCTTCTGCCACCTCTACATTGGCCAGGAAGCGGTCGCGGTCGGCCTTCAGTCGGCGATGACAGTCGGCAAGGACAGTGTCATCACCGGTTATCGCGACCACGGCCACATGCTGGCCTACGGGATCGATCCCAAGGTCATCATGGCCGAGCTGACCGGCCGCGCTGCCGGCATCAGCAAGGGCAAGGGCGGCTCGATGCACATGTTCTCGGTCGAGCATGGATTCTACGGCGGTCACGGCATCGTCGGGGCGCAGGTGTCGCTCGGCACCGGGCTCGCGCTCAAGCACAAGTATAGCGAGGATGGCGGCGTCAATCTCGCCTACTTCGGCGACGGTGCGGCCAACCAGGGCCAGGTCTACGAAAGCTTCAACATGGCGAAGCTGTGGGATCTGCCCGTGATCTACGCGATCGAAAACAATCACTACGCGATGGGCACCAGCGTCGAGCGGTCGGCGTCCGAGCCCGACTTCTACAAGCGCGGCGAAAGCTTCCAGATCCCCGGCATCCAGGTCGACGGCATGGACGTGCTGGCGGTGCGCGGCGCGGCCCAGGTCGCGCTGGAGTGGACCCGGTCGGGCAAGGGCCCGATCATCCTTGAGCTCAAGACCTACCGCTACCGTGGGCACTCGATGAGCGATCCCGCCAAGTACCGCACCCGCGAGGAAGTGCAGAGCTACCGCGAGAACCAGGACCCGATCCAGCGCGCCGAGAAGGAGCTGGTCGGAATGGGAGTTCTGGAAGATGAGCTCAAGGCAATTGACAAGGAAATCAAGAACATCGTGGTCGAAGCTGCGAAGTTCGCCGAAGAAGCGCCCGAGCCCGAGGCCGGCGAGCTTCACACTGACGTACTGGTGGAGCGCTACTGA
- a CDS encoding pyruvate dehydrogenase complex E1 component subunit beta, giving the protein MGVELKMPALSPTMEEGTLAKWLVKEGDTVSSGDILAEIETDKATMEFEAVDEGVISKILVPEGTDGVKVGTAIALMGGEGEEAASAPAPTEAPAPAAAATTPSDQAAEAEAPKKAETGTTQLVKPQAVDSEVPEGTAMQKLTLREALRDAMAEEMRRDDRVFVMGEEVAQYQGAYKVTQGLLDEFGPKRVIDTPITEYGFAGLGTGAAMGGLKPVIEFMTFNFAMQAIDHIINSAAKTNYMSGGQMRCPIVFRGPNGAASRVGAQHSQNYAPWYASVPGLIVIAPYDAADAKGLLKAAIRSEDPVVFLENELLYGQTFELPAVDDWVLPIGKARTMREGKDVTIVSYSIGVGVALDAANTLAGEGIEAEVIDLRTLRPLDKQAVLTSLAKTNRMVVVEEGWPTCSIASEIIAICMEEGFDDLDAPVMRVTNVDVPLPYAANLEKLALVKAADVVAAVKKVTYKG; this is encoded by the coding sequence ATGGGCGTTGAACTGAAGATGCCGGCCCTGTCTCCGACGATGGAGGAGGGCACGCTCGCCAAGTGGCTGGTCAAGGAAGGCGATACCGTCTCGAGCGGCGATATCCTGGCCGAGATCGAGACCGACAAGGCGACGATGGAGTTCGAGGCGGTCGACGAGGGCGTCATCTCCAAGATCCTGGTGCCCGAAGGCACCGACGGAGTGAAGGTCGGCACCGCCATCGCGCTGATGGGCGGCGAAGGCGAGGAGGCTGCGTCCGCGCCTGCTCCGACCGAGGCTCCGGCTCCTGCGGCGGCAGCGACGACGCCGTCCGATCAGGCGGCCGAAGCCGAAGCCCCCAAGAAGGCCGAAACCGGCACCACACAATTGGTCAAGCCGCAGGCGGTCGATTCCGAAGTGCCCGAGGGCACCGCGATGCAGAAGCTGACCCTGCGCGAGGCCCTCCGCGACGCGATGGCCGAGGAAATGCGCCGCGACGACCGCGTGTTCGTAATGGGCGAGGAAGTCGCGCAATATCAGGGCGCCTACAAGGTGACCCAGGGCCTGCTCGACGAATTCGGGCCCAAGCGCGTGATCGACACGCCGATCACCGAATATGGCTTCGCCGGGCTCGGCACCGGCGCGGCGATGGGCGGGCTGAAGCCGGTCATCGAGTTCATGACCTTTAACTTCGCCATGCAGGCGATCGACCACATCATCAATTCGGCGGCCAAGACCAACTATATGTCGGGTGGCCAGATGCGCTGCCCGATCGTGTTCCGCGGTCCCAACGGCGCCGCCAGCCGGGTCGGCGCGCAGCACAGCCAGAATTATGCCCCGTGGTACGCCAGCGTGCCGGGTCTGATCGTGATCGCGCCCTATGATGCGGCCGACGCCAAGGGCCTGCTCAAAGCCGCGATCCGGTCGGAAGACCCGGTCGTGTTCCTCGAAAACGAGCTCCTCTATGGCCAGACCTTCGAGCTTCCCGCGGTCGACGATTGGGTACTCCCGATCGGCAAGGCCCGCACCATGCGCGAAGGCAAGGACGTCACCATCGTCAGCTATTCGATCGGCGTCGGGGTGGCGCTTGACGCCGCCAACACGCTGGCTGGCGAAGGGATCGAGGCCGAGGTCATCGACCTGCGCACGCTGCGTCCGCTCGACAAGCAGGCCGTTCTCACCAGCCTCGCCAAGACCAACCGGATGGTGGTGGTCGAAGAAGGCTGGCCGACCTGCTCGATTGCCAGCGAGATCATCGCGATCTGCATGGAAGAAGGGTTCGACGACCTCGACGCACCGGTCATGCGCGTGACCAACGTCGACGTGCCGCTGCCCTATGCCGCCAACCTCGAGAAGCTGGCGCTGGTCAAGGCTGCGGACGTGGTCGCGGCGGTCAAGAAGGTCACCTACAAGGGCTGA